gtcacaaaCTTTCACCTATAATTCCTCTAACAATGACATGGTGAGGTTCCattaaacaaatcaaacaactcTGGAAAACCAAACAGTTAATcacaatttcattttgtgtgaACTGTGGTCTTATTTAGTTTAACACAAAACTACAGTATTCTGTTGTATGAAGTTCAATATGTTAAATTTGCCATGTAGTGAAGAGAAATGTGCCGTGTTGTTGTGCCTATCACAATACGTTGCTGGTATAGGGAGATTacgaaaaatacatttggagcGTTTGGGGTtggcaaaaaaacaactcaaaaaatGAATCACACTCAGCGTGGTTGCGGGCCTCGTGCTGCTTACGGGTGttctaacatgttttttttaattctagtgAACGTCTGTACATGCTGATGGCAGACGTCATGGCGGCAGAGGGCTGGAGGGAAGCCGGCTACCAGTACGTCTGCATTGACGACTGCTGGATGAGTCCAAGTCGAGACGCCGGGGGCCGCCTGCAAGCGGACCCCCGCAGATTCCCGGGGGGCATCAAAAATCTGGCCGACTATGTGAGTGCTTTGTTTACAAAAGAGCGAGGTGAATGCTTTTCATAAACTTTAGGTGTGGTGCATTTAGGACTGCTTTGAGAGATCTACGTATAATTGTTATTGCAACACTGCCCTCTCCTGGAGACGGTTCGTCTGAAATGAAAGGCTTTGGTTCCAGGTGCACTCCAAGGGTCTTAAGTTGGGCATTTACGCAGATGTTGGCACAAGCACCTGTGCCGGATACCCTGGCAGTCTGGCTCACTACGACACAGACGCCCAAACTTTTGCTGAGTGGGAAGTCGACCTGCTCAAGTTTGACGGCTGCTCCATGGACACCACTTTGCTTGAGGAAGGCAAGCACGTCGTCCTGTTATTTGCAACAACAGTCCATTCTGTGATATACAAATCTAGGACATCGTTTTCTCTGGCCTTGTTTTCACATGTGGGCCCAAGGACGCTAAGTTGACTGTTTTTATTAGTCAAAGAGACAAGTTGCAATTTGGCCCAATTTGGAGCAACGTGGCCTTGTGGATGTGTAACAAATGTGAGGGCGGCACTGGAGTTTTGCTCCTATGGACAAAGGGAAATTGAATACCTTTGAGTTGTGGGTTTTATGCAGTGTTTTCTTCAAGCTTAGTTATCTTCATGTTCTTGTAGCAATTTATTTGTTAACCTCtctctatacagtatatacatatactgaaTGTATAAGGATCATGCCAAACTTACATCACCTGCCTTGTGACAAGTCATTCTGCAATCTGATCTTTAGTTGACGTTCGTGCCCCAAATGTAAAAAGGACCGATTATTATAAAATGTTCCaagtccccccacccctctgtaTAAATGCCAGACCTGGGGAATGGGGCAGGTgggtaaaatacatttattttaaacttcCTATAGTTCTCCCTTTGAAGGGAATAACTTGTCAGGGTCGACTTCATTGCCTGCATCTAAGGGGCAACTGCTTGAAAAAGACTGGATTTTTTTCAACCTCCCTCCAGCCTGCGCTATTAAAGAGTAACATTTCAAAAAGGTGGGAAGTTGACTGCTTTTCATAGGCAGTTCTACATAGTCAACTGAATTTTCAGAAAATTATAGAGGCAGAAGAATAGATGGCATTTATTCACCTGTGCCCttcggaaaaaaatgaaagtgctATTGAAATTCCAGCATTGTGGAATTCTCTCAAAATTTGTTTGACTGGAGAGTACTTCAAGATGTACAAAGTTTTGAAGGTTCACTGGACCCGCTTTCTGCAGCAGAGGTAAGGAGTTCTTTTAGCGTTTTATCATTTGTTTCACTTTAGGCTATGTGAACATGTCCAAAGCATTGAACAGAACCGGAAGACCCATCTTATATTCCTGCGAGTGGCCTTTGTACGAGTGGCCTTCCCAAAAGGTAACTAACGCCAGATCCCAAATATACCAATTCTGGACTTGGACCACCAAGACATGGTTCAGGTTGAATCATTTTTGTGACCCCACCAGCCTAACTACAACACCATTGCAGAGACGTGCAACCAGTGGCGCAATTTCGCAGACGTCTACGATTCATGGAGCAGCGTCAAGTCCATCTTGGATTGGACTGCTACTCATCAGGACATTATTGTCCCCCCAGCTGGTCCCGGCGGCTGGAATGACCCAGATATGGTATGACTACATTTGCTTCAAGCCTACAGCTAATGTCCTAAAACGTGCGCTTGCCTCCAGCTGGTGATTGGGAACTTTGGCCTGAGTCGAGACCAGCAAGAGTCCCAAATGGCGCTATGGGCCATCATGGCGGCCCCGCTGCTCATGTCCAATGACCTGAGATCCATCTGTCGTCACTCGAAGGAGCTGCTGCAGAACCGCCACATCATCGCCATTAGCCAGGACGAGCTGGGCAAGCAGGGATACCGCACAGCCAAGGTTTAAAGCCAACCTTTACCACCTCATACAGTGGAATATTATATCATATTTAAGTTATGTGTTCCACAGGTGGACCATTTTGAGGTGTGGGAGAGACCTCTGTCTCAAGGCTGGCTTGCCATAGCAGTACTCAATGCACTGGAGATAGGAGGCCCACGCAGCTTCTCCTTACAAGCATCTCCTGGCTGGAAGACATGCACACCGCTTTGCAACATCACCCAGATTCTGCCCCAGTATGAGGAGGTCGGGGTTCAAATTGGACACCAGGTGTCAGTTAACCCTTCAGGCACTGCTCTGCTTGTCATCACGCCCATCAGCATTAAACGGCATGACCAACGATTCCTTAAAATGCAGTGGTCGGAAAAACCGATGCTTCTCTagacaaaataataaaacattttctgatTATATTCGGTGCAGAGTCGATATGGTCTGCCATTTTCGGTGACTAACTTGTCAGTATAGCTTGCTGCACTGGTTTCCATAATGAGCATCACAATATTCACAGTGAAGATGACTGAGAAGCAGTTTGGTTAATTTTAACACATTTATTGAAAATGGTGACAACTTGATCCAGAAGAGTGGCTCACAGCTTAGAACTGGATGACCTGGCCCTGTTGAAAGAACACAAGTATTGTCAGGAGGAGAAAACACAGCTGCTCGAATATGTCAATGGCAGATATATGGCTTTAAGATGGAGCAATGGAAAGcaaatgttgaaataaaaaaaatgaccccaTTACACATCACGTCTACACTCGTTTTGACCTTTGGTCAGTGAGGCATGACAAATGTGCTTCATTTATGGTGCACCCTTATTGTTAAAACCGGAGTAATTTGGCTTTCAAATCCACCTTTTCTTGTTGCCTGTCCATGAACCTAAGAGCTTTTGTAATGTCATTGCGCAAAGGTCAGGTTGATTTTAAGAAAGCACTAAGAGTGAAATATTCCTGACATTTGTTCAAACCATTGTGGTCACTGTTCAATAAATTACATTGAACACAAGTACCTCCAAAGCCAAACTCCCCCAAAGTTGTGAGACAAACCCAATGGTACCACCAATTGCACATTCAAATCCAAGTCATCTTTTGCACAGATGCACACACTGTTCCATCCATACTACACTTCAGAGTTCACATCAGTACAATGGTCCATGTACTCTCACCACGCACAAGGAATCAAAAAATTTGATCCAGCAAAAGCCAAAAGAAGTAGAGCTCCTGTGTCTCTCCCTCTGAAGAGGATTGAAAAAGTAAAACGAAGAGACAggcctctttttttgtggacaagCATGTGCAAGCTGTGTAAAgactgacattttcatttttgctctgGGCACGAAAATACAGCCCACATAGTGCAACCGCTGAACATGAACCAATTCAGCACATTGGCACACGAAACGAGCGGCATCTGAGGCGAGGTATCACCAGTGCTTTCTTTGTTGGTGCGGCGCCTGCGTGATCATTTGCTTTATATGTGTACAGCGTGCATGGTCACAAAAATGAGGATACGTGCGATCAAATGCAGCGGGGTCCGTAGCCTCTGCAACGGGTGGACAACGATACTTACACCACATGTACCAATGTGCACCCTGTGGCCACGTGAATGTGCAAAGTAAGAATTGGCCTCAAGTGTTCACACTAATGTAGAGAGCGGCAGTTACCAAGACTTGCTCAAGAAACAGTGTTTTGTGACAGTCTTACCTTTCTCTTCTTGTCACCTCCCAACTCAAAGTGCTTGCATCGCTTGATGGCCAGCATCCTCTTGGATCTGCAGTTGGCCTCCATGCACTCGAGCCTCAGCACAATCTTCTTTGTTGTCTTAGCCTGGAAACGAGGTGAGGATAGTGTGTGAGGGTTCACACACGCACGGCAGACCTTTGCAACAAGGATGGTTGAACTCACCTTTTTACGGAAGATGGGCTTGGTCTGACCACCGTAGCCGCTCTGCTTCCGATCGTATCTCCTCTTACCTGCAGGACATTCACTCATTAATTACATAACTGTGGTCAAATCTAATGATCCAATCTCCTTGTCCCACTATCTCCTATCCAGTAACCTACACACCAGTATGTAAACTTAACAGGCACCAAGCGCCATTTTTTCCTCCAACATGGAGCTAAACAaccaatgaaaatgtttgttcGCACCATGCTTTTACAATCTGTAATGGGTGCCAAACCACATTTCTGATGTTTCTTCAAGACTTGCAACACTTGAAGCAGATGGCATTGTATGTTGTAATAGCTTGAATTATGATTGTGCAGATGATTGACGGTTTCAATGAAATGAGCCTGGGCCCCGCAGGGTACCGTCATATTTACTGTTTGTCATTAAACTGTGTTATATTCTTGGTGGAGAAGTGTTCATACAGGTATTTACTGTACTCATGACATTTCTATTGCATTAGCATAGGTTAGTGACAGACAAGGCCATGTTGGTGGCCTGTgcgttgttttgtttgggtgCTCTGCAAATACTAGAATACTGTAGTTAACTTGGAGTGCCAGCGTCCAAAATTTGTTAACACGAGGTGTTTGGCTGCAAAGATTACGGGTAGGAGAGGCAAAGTCTCATTTCACCCTGGACCGGCACCAATTTCAAATAAGGATGAGAAGAAGAATATTTGTCAAAGAAGATATGATTGTGGCTTTCCAAGTCAGTTGAGCTGATCTCATTCTCGCCAATTCCTCCGTCAATAAATTGTTCTCAAAACATTCAAGGTAAAGTGAAATTTAGAaacattagaaaatgaatgttaCATATCGTAAATAGAGCACATTTAACAGGTCCACGAGAGGAAAACCAATTGATATGGGGTCTActgatgtgtgtatgtattcaATACATAGTATAAACCCAGCGCAAATTAACACATACAATAAAACACTTGCCCTGAGCATAGAGGGAATCCTTGCCCTTCTTGTACTGGGTGACTTTGTGGGGTTGGTGCTTCTTGCACTTCTTGCAGTAGGTCCTGCGGGTCTTCGGGACGTTCACCTGAGGACATAGCTCAACCGTCAGCAATATTAACCAACGATACTCAAAATATCCATATGGTGAACAAAATATGTAATCGTGAGAGAAGTCGTGCAAATCAAACCATTCGGACATGTTGTACAAACAGCTCGCAAATGGCGATTAATTATGAGCGCATGCTACAACTTAGCATTGAATTCGCAATACTACTCATGCGAACCCAACTTGTGTTGTTGATGACGCATAAATATTATATTCCGATAATTTGAAGAGGACAATGTTTAACACCCGACAGGCCAGCCAAACGTGAAAATTGCTAGCAGCTAGCTAAGAAAGTAGCATCGGCAGAAGACCGGGTTTCCCCCAAAAACTCATCATACGTGACAAATAGCGATATTGCTGCGAGAACAGAAACATTCCACGCTTCTGGGAACTACCAAACAACATCGATGGCTTATTTAACTTGAGATTAATGTCGATTCTTTCAAGTGTATCCGGGTGTTCAGTGTTTACCATGTTTGCGTCCCAAAGCAGAGCAAAAGAGGAAGTCCGTAATCGGAAGCAGCCTCTTTGGTTCAGATCTGCAGCCAATGCCTACACTGCCCTCTAACGAAAATCCAcagaggaacacacacacacacacacacacacacacacacacacacacacacacacacacacacacacacacacacacacacacacacacacacacacacacacacacacacacgcacacacacgcacacgcacacacacacgcgcacacacacgcacgcacacacacgcacacatacgcacacacgcacacacgcacacacgcacacacgcgcgcgcgcaaaaTATACGCACAAAAAAGCAGTaatattgttttgaataaatTACGATATAACGtatttaaataaatgcaaaaataaattttataatccccaaaaattatatatttgtaACGTCTTTCGAAGTAGCATTAAATTGCAATAAACGATTTAAACGCACAATCTAGAGGAAACACGCGGGAATGTAACAGTTTGTTAATCTTTAGCCAGTCTTTCTCTTGACACCCAAAACCGTCCAGGGGGCTGATATGAAAATGAGaagcaagaaagagagagaggggaaaTGGGGAAGTGTGAGTTCCtctgtgagtgtttttttttcgttcgtttttttttatttgcttctcGCATCACAGACGAAACACATTTTCTTTGGAAGGGTAAAGCTCCACGCCACCACTTTTAAAGCTCAACTCCGCCAATTGATCGTCTGATGCTAGGTGAGGGTATGTCCTCTTTCCTCTTTCGTTTCACTTCAGTCTATACATCTGTCTACTGTATTTATGTTGTGTCTAAATCGTTAAAAAACATGGCAAATAGATTGTCCTTATCATATGTAGTTGGTAATTTCCTGTTACATTACACTGATGTTTGACATTCACCTATTTTGCTCTTTTAccaactttttttgtcattatcatggatgcacacgcacccacacactcaCCGCACACTTATCTGTCTGTTAGGAAGCATCAGAAAAGAAAGGTTCCTGCTAAACAGCAATGGATATGCTAATATTAGCTTGTACAGAAATTTATATTTTGCCAAAGTAACAAATAAACCACTAACAAATGATTTCCTCCTTTTTAAGTCAAAGTGTTTAAGGTCTCTGAGAACCGAATTAAATGTATGAAAACTCACTgcataattatattattatttttttagcatttgtaCATTAGCTT
This window of the Hippocampus zosterae strain Florida chromosome 1, ASM2543408v3, whole genome shotgun sequence genome carries:
- the gla gene encoding alpha-galactosidase A yields the protein MLCRRNKKINMSLTAGVWMLFFVGLWGRTKPLDNGLARTPTMGWLHWERFMCNTNCDADPDNCISERLYMLMADVMAAEGWREAGYQYVCIDDCWMSPSRDAGGRLQADPRRFPGGIKNLADYVHSKGLKLGIYADVGTSTCAGYPGSLAHYDTDAQTFAEWEVDLLKFDGCSMDTTLLEEGYVNMSKALNRTGRPILYSCEWPLYEWPSQKPNYNTIAETCNQWRNFADVYDSWSSVKSILDWTATHQDIIVPPAGPGGWNDPDMLVIGNFGLSRDQQESQMALWAIMAAPLLMSNDLRSICRHSKELLQNRHIIAISQDELGKQGYRTAKVDHFEVWERPLSQGWLAIAVLNALEIGGPRSFSLQASPGWKTCTPLCNITQILPQYEEVGVQIGHQVSVNPSGTALLVITPISIKRHDQRFLKMQWSEKPMLL
- the rpl36a gene encoding 60S ribosomal protein L36a, encoding MVNVPKTRRTYCKKCKKHQPHKVTQYKKGKDSLYAQGKRRYDRKQSGYGGQTKPIFRKKAKTTKKIVLRLECMEANCRSKRMLAIKRCKHFELGGDKKRKGQVIQF